A window of Vescimonas fastidiosa contains these coding sequences:
- the rplD gene encoding 50S ribosomal protein L4 yields the protein MSTIKVLNMAGAEVGTVELKDSIFGIEPNACVVHEVVKNHLANCRQGTQSALTRAEVSGGGKKPWRQKGTGHARQGSTRAPQWTHGGIVFAPKPRSYSYVLNKKVKRLAMKSALSAKAAAGEIIVVDSIKMDAIKTKDFRTFLGAVKAEGKALVVTPAKDEIIVKSARNIPGVETAMANLINVYDILKAKYLVIDKEALAVIEEVFA from the coding sequence ATGTCTACTATTAAAGTTTTGAACATGGCCGGCGCAGAAGTCGGTACCGTGGAGCTGAAGGACAGCATCTTTGGCATCGAGCCCAATGCGTGCGTCGTTCACGAAGTGGTGAAAAATCACCTGGCAAACTGCAGACAGGGTACCCAGAGCGCTCTGACCCGTGCTGAAGTTTCCGGCGGCGGCAAGAAGCCCTGGCGTCAGAAGGGCACCGGTCACGCCCGTCAGGGCAGCACCCGTGCGCCCCAGTGGACCCACGGCGGCATCGTGTTTGCCCCCAAGCCCCGCAGCTATTCTTATGTCCTGAATAAGAAGGTCAAGAGACTGGCTATGAAGTCTGCTCTGTCCGCCAAGGCAGCCGCAGGCGAGATCATCGTGGTGGATTCCATCAAGATGGACGCTATCAAGACCAAGGACTTCCGCACCTTCCTGGGCGCCGTTAAGGCAGAGGGCAAGGCTCTGGTGGTCACTCCTGCCAAGGATGAGATCATCGTTAAGTCCGCCCGCAACATCCCCGGCGTGGAGACCGCTATGGCCAACCTGATCAATGTCTATGATATTCTCAAGGCCAAGTACCTGGTCATCGACAAGGAAGCCCTCGCAGTAATCGAGGAGGTGTTCGCATAA
- the rplW gene encoding 50S ribosomal protein L23: MATVYDIIIRPIITERSMAATGEKKYVFEVAPTAGKIEIKDAVEKIFGVKVAKVNTINYDGKAKRLGAGRPGKRKSWKKAYVQLTKDSKTIEFFEGMV, translated from the coding sequence ATGGCAACCGTATACGACATCATTATTCGTCCCATCATCACCGAGCGCTCCATGGCTGCTACCGGCGAGAAGAAGTATGTCTTCGAGGTAGCTCCCACCGCCGGCAAGATCGAGATCAAGGACGCCGTGGAGAAGATCTTCGGCGTGAAGGTGGCAAAGGTCAACACCATCAACTACGATGGCAAGGCCAAGCGCCTGGGCGCCGGCCGTCCCGGCAAGCGCAAGAGCTGGAAGAAAGCTTATGTCCAGCTGACCAAGGATTCCAAGACCATCGAGTTCTTCGAAGGTATGGTCTGA
- the rplB gene encoding 50S ribosomal protein L2: protein MSIKTFKPTTPSRRHMTVNGFDGINKHAKPEASLTEVLKKNAGRNSYGRITVRHRGGGEKRKYRIIDFKRDKMDMEATVLQLEYDPNRSANIALVQYEDGEKRYIIAPVGLKAGDKVLSSAAADIKPGNCLPIANIPVGTVIHNIEMHPGRGAQLVRSAGAYAQLMAKEGDNAQVRMPSGEVRIIRTNCKACIGQVGNLEHENVQIGKAGRKRHMGWRPTVRGSVMNPCDHPHGGGEGKSPVGRPGPVTPWGKPAMGYKTRKKKNPTDKFIVKRRNVK from the coding sequence ATGTCTATTAAAACCTTTAAGCCGACCACACCCTCCCGCAGACACATGACTGTCAACGGCTTCGACGGCATCAACAAGCACGCCAAGCCCGAGGCAAGCCTGACCGAGGTCCTGAAGAAGAATGCTGGTCGCAATAGCTATGGCCGCATCACCGTCCGTCATCGCGGCGGCGGCGAGAAGCGCAAGTACCGTATCATCGACTTCAAGCGCGACAAGATGGACATGGAAGCCACCGTCCTGCAGCTGGAGTACGATCCCAACCGCAGCGCCAACATCGCGCTGGTGCAGTATGAGGATGGCGAGAAGCGTTACATCATCGCTCCCGTGGGCCTGAAGGCCGGGGACAAGGTCCTCTCCTCCGCCGCTGCCGACATTAAGCCCGGCAACTGCCTGCCCATCGCCAACATCCCCGTTGGTACTGTCATTCACAACATCGAGATGCATCCCGGCCGCGGCGCCCAGCTGGTTCGCTCCGCCGGTGCCTATGCCCAGCTGATGGCTAAGGAGGGCGACAACGCCCAGGTCCGTATGCCCTCCGGCGAGGTGCGCATCATCCGCACCAACTGCAAGGCCTGCATCGGCCAGGTGGGTAACCTGGAGCACGAGAATGTGCAGATCGGTAAGGCCGGCCGCAAGCGCCACATGGGTTGGCGTCCCACCGTCCGCGGCTCCGTCATGAACCCCTGCGACCACCCCCACGGCGGTGGTGAAGGTAAGTCCCCCGTGGGTCGTCCCGGCCCTGTCACTCCTTGGGGCAAGCCTGCTATGGGTTACAAGACCCGCAAGAAGAAGAACCCCACCGACAAGTTCATTGTCAAGCGTCGTAATGTGAAGTAA
- the rpsS gene encoding 30S ribosomal protein S19, whose protein sequence is MSRSIKKGPYVAPELLKRVEEMNAKGEKNVLKTWSRSSTIFPAFVGHTIAVHDGRRHVPVYIQEDMVGHKLGEFAPTRTFRGHAKSK, encoded by the coding sequence ATGAGCAGATCTATTAAAAAAGGCCCGTATGTTGCCCCGGAGCTTCTCAAGCGGGTCGAAGAGATGAACGCAAAGGGCGAGAAGAATGTGCTGAAGACCTGGAGCCGCAGCTCCACCATCTTCCCCGCATTCGTGGGTCACACCATCGCAGTGCATGATGGCCGCCGCCATGTGCCCGTATATATCCAGGAGGATATGGTGGGTCACAAGCTGGGTGAGTTCGCTCCCACCCGCACTTTCCGCGGCCACGCAAAGTCTAAGTAA
- the rplV gene encoding 50S ribosomal protein L22: MEAKAYLRYVRISPRKVQIVCDLIRGKDAKTAMAILMQTPKAASEPLVKLLKSACANAENNFNMDPEKLVVTQVFATPGPILKRMMPRAQGRAYRINKRTSHVTLAVAEKE; the protein is encoded by the coding sequence ATGGAAGCTAAAGCCTATTTGAGATATGTCCGCATCTCTCCCCGCAAGGTCCAGATCGTCTGCGATCTGATCCGCGGCAAGGATGCCAAGACGGCCATGGCCATTCTGATGCAGACCCCCAAGGCGGCCTCCGAGCCCCTGGTGAAGCTGCTCAAGAGCGCCTGCGCCAACGCAGAAAACAACTTCAACATGGATCCTGAAAAGCTGGTGGTCACCCAGGTGTTCGCCACTCCCGGCCCCATTCTCAAGAGAATGATGCCCCGGGCCCAGGGCCGTGCTTATCGCATCAACAAGAGAACCTCTCATGTGACGCTGGCCGTCGCTGAGAAAGAGTAA
- the rpsC gene encoding 30S ribosomal protein S3 — translation MGQKINPHGFRVGVIKDWDSRWYASNEKVGDLLVEDHKIRVYLKKLLYAAGVSKIEIERSSEVVTIYLHVARPGVVIGKGGTQIEEYRKSVEKLIGKTVKLNIVEVRNPDMDAQLVAENIAAQLEKRISHRRAMKNAMGRAMRAGAKGIKCNCSGRLGGREIAGSEHYHEGTIPLQTLRADIDYGFAEAATTFGRIGVKVWIYKGEVLSQALRTTPRTLDTSKPYQERRERRGRRDGDRRGGFRRDGQNGGFNRDRNGSRPQGGFRKPAEKKEGGAQ, via the coding sequence ATGGGACAGAAAATTAATCCCCACGGCTTCCGCGTGGGCGTCATCAAAGACTGGGATTCCCGTTGGTATGCCAGCAATGAGAAGGTAGGCGACCTCCTGGTAGAGGATCACAAGATCCGCGTGTACCTGAAGAAGCTCCTGTATGCAGCCGGTGTCTCCAAGATCGAGATCGAGCGCAGCAGCGAGGTCGTTACCATTTACCTGCATGTGGCCCGTCCCGGCGTGGTCATCGGCAAGGGCGGCACGCAGATCGAGGAGTATCGCAAGAGCGTTGAGAAGCTCATCGGCAAGACCGTGAAGCTGAACATCGTCGAGGTCCGCAACCCCGATATGGACGCCCAGCTTGTGGCCGAGAACATCGCCGCTCAGCTGGAGAAGCGTATTTCTCACCGCCGCGCCATGAAGAATGCCATGGGCCGCGCCATGCGCGCCGGTGCCAAGGGCATCAAGTGCAACTGCTCCGGCCGCCTGGGTGGCCGTGAGATCGCCGGCAGCGAGCACTATCACGAGGGTACCATTCCCCTGCAGACCCTGCGTGCCGACATTGACTACGGCTTCGCTGAGGCTGCCACCACCTTTGGCCGCATCGGCGTGAAGGTGTGGATCTACAAGGGTGAGGTGCTGAGCCAGGCTCTGCGCACCACCCCCCGTACCCTGGACACCAGCAAGCCCTACCAGGAGCGCCGTGAGCGCCGTGGCCGCCGTGACGGCGACCGTCGTGGTGGCTTCCGTCGTGACGGTCAGAACGGTGGCTTCAACCGCGACCGTAACGGCAGCCGTCCCCAGGGTGGTTTCCGCAAACCCGCAGAAAAGAAAGAAGGAGGCGCTCAGTAA
- the rplP gene encoding 50S ribosomal protein L16 yields MLLPKRVKYRRVHRGRLTGKATRGNKITYGEFGLVALEPAWITSNQIEAARIAMTRYTKRGGQVWIKIFPDKPVTEKPAETRMGSGKGSPEYWVAVVKPGRVMFEIAGVSEDVAREALRLASHKLPIKTKILKREDIAAQEVGE; encoded by the coding sequence ATGCTTCTGCCCAAGAGAGTTAAGTACCGCAGAGTACACCGTGGCCGCCTCACCGGCAAGGCCACCAGAGGCAACAAGATCACCTACGGTGAATTTGGCCTCGTAGCGCTGGAGCCCGCATGGATCACCAGCAACCAGATCGAAGCCGCCCGTATCGCCATGACCCGTTATACCAAGCGTGGCGGTCAGGTGTGGATCAAGATCTTCCCCGATAAGCCCGTTACCGAGAAGCCCGCTGAGACCCGTATGGGTTCCGGTAAAGGCTCTCCCGAGTATTGGGTAGCCGTTGTTAAGCCCGGCCGTGTCATGTTTGAGATCGCCGGTGTTTCCGAAGATGTCGCCCGCGAGGCTCTGCGTCTGGCCAGCCACAAGCTGCCCATCAAGACCAAGATCCTCAAGCGCGAGGACATCGCAGCCCAGGAAGTAGGTGAATGA